Proteins found in one Deltaproteobacteria bacterium genomic segment:
- a CDS encoding helicase-associated domain-containing protein yields the protein MATSDTIEPQLDLGEGQDLDRLAPSVREALMRGLVEKPRDRSPSALHAELRKPAAVTRLLSQLPDEALYPAAVLAFIGRANSARLHEHVTLRLGADAAVRALDALERAGLCIHGAYDPRQTWMPPTVQLAVRPQLASVLAHPSRAPSMDQAEHDLAPRLFEDEVLLAAMASTTPKLTQSGEVFKRELLALIPLLQRRTEDPVILAEELDLLCELGLVAVGSRLEVPPEPIDLWRQLDRGEKLRRHVVARARLVPTILPFVQLLYLAGPVALLTLVELADLDASAEPTLWRRGRARTLDGATRVDFLLMQPGLGIVDLGSTRLVGMAPSLRSALAGEPQPEPEATGYPHLLPSLEAIVPPECPLPMVISLARFLDVTSVDTVAHFKLTRESVERAARRGQTAEQMLEVLTEVVRYGVPENVARALRDFSAVKPNRVHFVEGPVVVAEEESARELLRGDEEMGELVSEVAPGVFEVQGSWAAGPTRRRLTTLGLWQSRDEDIHEPARLTRWDNDDATRRLTRLRQGLLLRGPAPLARRARAAVALAEIGPGTPGAAERVAKAQKALEKDPKRFETFLASLDEAERERFNRDLEAIVDPDRPLAAQLDRLDRLAPDWVERSKPKPVRKKK from the coding sequence TTGGCCACGTCCGACACCATCGAGCCGCAGCTAGACCTCGGCGAGGGCCAGGACCTCGACCGCCTCGCGCCCAGCGTCCGCGAGGCGCTCATGCGCGGGCTCGTCGAGAAGCCGCGCGACCGTTCGCCGAGCGCCCTGCACGCAGAGCTGCGCAAGCCGGCGGCGGTCACGCGGCTCTTGTCGCAGCTGCCCGACGAGGCGCTCTACCCCGCCGCCGTGCTCGCGTTCATCGGCCGTGCGAACTCCGCGCGGCTGCACGAGCACGTCACGCTTCGCCTGGGCGCCGACGCGGCCGTGCGCGCGCTCGACGCGCTCGAGCGCGCGGGCCTCTGCATCCACGGCGCATACGATCCGCGGCAGACGTGGATGCCACCCACGGTGCAGCTCGCGGTGCGGCCGCAGCTCGCGTCGGTGCTGGCGCATCCGTCGCGGGCGCCGTCGATGGACCAGGCCGAGCACGATCTCGCGCCGCGGCTCTTCGAGGACGAGGTGCTGCTCGCGGCGATGGCGTCGACCACGCCCAAGCTCACGCAGTCGGGCGAGGTGTTCAAGCGCGAGCTGCTGGCGCTGATTCCGCTGTTGCAGCGCCGCACCGAGGATCCGGTGATCCTCGCCGAGGAGCTGGATCTGCTCTGCGAGCTGGGGCTGGTGGCCGTCGGCAGCCGGCTCGAGGTGCCGCCCGAGCCGATCGATCTCTGGCGCCAGCTGGATCGCGGCGAGAAGCTGCGCCGGCACGTGGTGGCGCGCGCGCGGCTGGTGCCGACGATCCTGCCGTTCGTGCAGCTCTTGTATCTCGCGGGGCCGGTGGCGCTGCTCACGCTGGTGGAGCTCGCGGATCTCGACGCGTCTGCCGAGCCGACGCTCTGGCGACGCGGGCGCGCGCGCACGCTGGATGGCGCCACGCGCGTGGACTTCTTGCTCATGCAGCCCGGGCTCGGAATCGTCGATCTGGGGAGCACGCGGCTGGTGGGCATGGCGCCCTCGCTGCGCTCGGCGCTCGCAGGTGAACCGCAGCCCGAGCCCGAGGCGACCGGCTATCCGCATTTGCTGCCGTCGCTGGAAGCGATCGTTCCGCCCGAGTGTCCGCTGCCGATGGTCATCTCGCTGGCGCGCTTCCTCGACGTGACCAGCGTGGACACCGTGGCGCACTTCAAGCTCACGCGCGAGTCGGTGGAGCGCGCCGCACGCCGCGGCCAGACCGCCGAGCAGATGCTCGAGGTACTCACCGAGGTGGTCCGCTACGGCGTGCCCGAGAACGTGGCCCGCGCGCTGCGCGACTTCTCGGCGGTGAAGCCGAATCGGGTGCACTTCGTGGAGGGGCCGGTCGTGGTCGCCGAGGAGGAGTCGGCGCGCGAGCTGCTCCGCGGCGATGAAGAGATGGGCGAGCTGGTGTCCGAGGTGGCGCCCGGCGTGTTCGAGGTGCAGGGCAGCTGGGCCGCGGGCCCCACGCGACGCCGGCTGACCACGCTCGGCCTCTGGCAGTCGCGCGACGAAGACATCCACGAGCCGGCCCGGCTCACGCGCTGGGACAACGACGACGCCACCCGCCGCCTCACCCGCTTGCGTCAAGGCTTGCTGCTGCGCGGGCCGGCGCCGCTCGCGCGACGTGCGCGCGCCGCCGTGGCGTTGGCCGAGATTGGTCCGGGCACGCCAGGAGCGGCCGAGCGCGTGGCCAAGGCGCAGAAGGCCCTCGAGAAGGATCCGAAGCGCTTCGAGACCTTCCTCGCCTCACTCGATGAGGCCGAGCGCGAGCGGTTCAACCGCGACCTCGAGGCCATCGTCGATCCGGATCGCCCGCTCGCCGCGCAGCTCGATCGCCTGGACCGGCTCGCGCCGGATTGGGTGGAGCGCAGCAAGCCCAAACCGGTGCGCAAGAAGAAGTAA
- the recG gene encoding ATP-dependent DNA helicase RecG: MQGIQVSAYQPILEALLPPLRYAARDGFAHVGTLKAFDALVLQVGQKATRAGLPAESANRLASVVKGFDAMSAPARTAALKVLIGELKPLVTLPPELEPLASLTKSVVAPVPEPKPARAKPAATKRAPKTQKLFEEDEAQADAPYAIAPPKVPTQQSLRGPLATPLEPTFRIHPRLAALLKKKGLQRVGDILFLMPRGYEDRRQLATLSQLVPGERGSAVAEVRRVDEGFKGRGRRTLKVIFADATGSIAGTFFNYAPWMKSRFAVGKKFIISGELRATSYGREMAHPEAEPLDEGGQSAGANVHFERIVPLYPGFERGEQRGIRDLAHRVVARFAPTIEDPLPESLRTGLGLPSLGDALQQIHFPSDDVPLDALQRWATPGHRRLAFDELFFLQLGLSLRRQDVKVEPGISFDTGPRKLQGVLERLPWPLTKAQRRALDEICQDMSKPEPMNRLLQGDVGSGKTAVSLCAAMLAIEAGYQAAVMAPTEILAEQHARNMQQLLLKAGVEVGLLTGSQSAKEKREARTRLAMGRMQLAVGTHALLEDDIQFAKLGLVVIDEQHRFGVMQRAVLRDKGAMPDVLVMTATPIPRTLAMAAYGDLDLSVIDELPPGRTPIATRVFGEKSREHAWELVGRELEAGRQAYVVYPLVEESEKSDLQSATEGADLVQAAFPGFHVGLIHGRMKAEQKDAVMRAFRDKELHILVSTTVIEVGVDVPNATVMVIESAERFGLSQLHQLRGRVGRGQHASHCLLIAGYARSEVSKERLAVMAATNDGFVIAQKDLELRGPGELLGTRQSGLPELAVANLARDQDLLAIARREALALVERDGRLAKPEHAPLRRALEERWEGKLALAKIG, encoded by the coding sequence CTGCAGGGAATCCAGGTGAGCGCGTACCAGCCCATCCTCGAGGCGCTCTTGCCGCCGCTGCGCTACGCCGCGCGCGACGGCTTTGCGCACGTGGGCACGCTCAAGGCCTTCGACGCGCTCGTGCTCCAGGTGGGCCAGAAGGCCACGCGCGCGGGCTTGCCAGCCGAGAGCGCCAATCGGCTCGCGAGCGTGGTGAAGGGCTTCGACGCGATGTCGGCGCCCGCGCGCACGGCCGCGCTCAAGGTGCTCATCGGCGAGCTGAAGCCGCTCGTCACGCTGCCGCCGGAGCTCGAGCCGCTCGCGAGCTTGACGAAGTCCGTCGTCGCACCTGTGCCCGAGCCGAAGCCTGCGCGCGCGAAGCCGGCAGCGACGAAGCGCGCGCCCAAGACGCAGAAGCTCTTCGAGGAAGATGAAGCCCAGGCCGACGCGCCCTACGCGATCGCGCCGCCCAAGGTGCCCACGCAGCAGTCGCTGCGCGGTCCGCTCGCGACGCCGCTCGAGCCGACGTTCCGAATTCATCCGCGGCTGGCCGCGCTGTTGAAGAAGAAAGGGCTTCAACGTGTGGGTGACATCCTGTTCCTCATGCCGCGCGGCTACGAGGATCGACGCCAGCTCGCTACGCTCTCGCAGCTCGTGCCGGGTGAGCGCGGCTCGGCCGTCGCCGAAGTTCGTCGGGTCGATGAGGGCTTCAAGGGCCGCGGCCGCCGCACGCTCAAGGTCATCTTCGCCGACGCGACCGGAAGCATCGCGGGCACCTTCTTCAACTACGCGCCGTGGATGAAGAGCCGCTTCGCGGTGGGCAAGAAGTTCATCATCTCCGGCGAGCTGCGCGCGACGAGCTACGGCCGCGAGATGGCGCACCCCGAGGCCGAGCCGCTCGACGAAGGCGGGCAGAGCGCCGGCGCCAACGTGCACTTCGAGCGCATCGTGCCGCTCTATCCCGGCTTCGAGCGCGGCGAGCAGCGCGGCATTCGAGATCTGGCGCACCGGGTGGTCGCGCGCTTCGCGCCGACGATTGAAGATCCGCTGCCCGAGTCGCTTCGGACGGGGCTTGGCCTTCCGTCGCTCGGCGACGCACTTCAGCAGATCCATTTCCCGTCCGACGACGTGCCGCTCGACGCGCTCCAGCGCTGGGCCACGCCCGGCCACCGGCGGCTCGCGTTCGACGAGCTCTTCTTCCTGCAGCTCGGGCTCTCGCTGCGCCGGCAGGACGTGAAGGTCGAGCCCGGAATCTCGTTCGACACGGGTCCGCGGAAGCTGCAGGGCGTGCTCGAGCGGCTGCCCTGGCCGCTGACCAAGGCGCAGCGGCGGGCCCTGGACGAGATATGTCAAGATATGTCGAAGCCGGAGCCCATGAACCGCCTGCTCCAGGGCGACGTGGGCTCGGGTAAGACCGCCGTGTCGTTGTGCGCGGCGATGCTGGCCATCGAAGCGGGCTACCAGGCCGCGGTGATGGCCCCGACCGAGATCCTCGCTGAGCAACACGCGCGCAACATGCAGCAGCTGTTGCTCAAGGCTGGCGTCGAGGTCGGGCTGCTCACGGGCTCGCAGTCGGCGAAGGAGAAGCGCGAGGCGCGCACCCGGCTGGCCATGGGGCGCATGCAGCTCGCGGTGGGCACGCACGCGCTCCTCGAGGATGACATCCAGTTCGCCAAGCTGGGTCTGGTGGTCATCGACGAGCAGCACCGGTTCGGCGTGATGCAGCGCGCGGTGCTTCGCGACAAGGGCGCCATGCCCGACGTGCTGGTGATGACCGCGACGCCCATCCCGCGCACGCTCGCCATGGCCGCGTACGGCGACCTCGACCTCTCCGTCATCGACGAGCTGCCGCCCGGTCGCACGCCCATCGCCACGCGCGTGTTCGGGGAGAAGTCGCGCGAGCACGCGTGGGAGCTCGTGGGCCGAGAGCTCGAGGCGGGGCGGCAGGCCTACGTCGTGTACCCGCTCGTGGAGGAGAGCGAGAAGAGCGACCTCCAGAGCGCGACCGAGGGCGCCGACCTGGTGCAGGCCGCGTTCCCAGGGTTCCACGTGGGGCTCATCCACGGCCGCATGAAGGCCGAGCAGAAGGACGCGGTGATGCGCGCCTTCCGCGACAAGGAACTTCACATTTTGGTTTCAACGACCGTCATAGAGGTCGGCGTCGATGTGCCCAACGCGACCGTGATGGTCATCGAGAGCGCCGAGCGCTTCGGGCTCTCGCAGCTGCACCAGCTCCGTGGCCGCGTCGGTCGTGGCCAGCACGCCTCGCACTGCTTGCTCATCGCGGGCTATGCGCGAAGCGAAGTGTCGAAGGAGCGGCTCGCGGTGATGGCCGCGACGAACGACGGCTTCGTCATCGCCCAGAAGGACCTCGAGCTGCGCGGGCCTGGCGAGCTGCTGGGCACCCGGCAGAGCGGATTGCCCGAGCTCGCCGTGGCCAACCTGGCCCGCGATCAGGACTTGCTTGCGATTGCGCGGCGCGAGGCACTTGCCCTGGTCGAGCGCGACGGGCGGCTCGCGAAGCCCGAGCACGCGCCGCTGCGTCGCGCGCTCGAGGAGCGGTGGGAAGGAAAGCTCGCGCTCGCCAAGATCGGCTAG
- the greA gene encoding transcription elongation factor GreA encodes MSSVPMTKSGLEKLKDELKKLKTVDRPQNVKDIEEARAHGDLSENAEYHAAKERQSHIAGRIAQVEDWIARAEVIDVSKIAGEKVVFGATVTLADVETDKKVTYRIVGELEADLKKGLISVTSPISRGMIGREVGDMVNIQAPGGVREYEITEVKFVEESPVA; translated from the coding sequence ATGTCTAGCGTCCCGATGACGAAGAGCGGCCTCGAGAAGCTCAAGGACGAGCTCAAGAAGCTGAAGACCGTCGACCGCCCGCAGAACGTGAAGGACATCGAAGAAGCGCGCGCCCACGGCGACCTCTCCGAGAACGCCGAGTACCACGCGGCCAAGGAGCGCCAGAGCCACATCGCCGGGCGCATCGCGCAGGTCGAGGACTGGATCGCGCGGGCCGAGGTCATCGACGTGAGCAAGATCGCCGGCGAGAAGGTCGTCTTCGGCGCCACGGTCACGCTCGCCGACGTGGAGACGGACAAGAAGGTCACCTACCGCATCGTGGGCGAGCTCGAGGCCGACTTGAAGAAGGGCCTCATCTCCGTCACCTCGCCGATCTCGCGCGGCATGATCGGCCGCGAGGTGGGCGACATGGTCAACATCCAGGCGCCTGGTGGCGTGCGCGAGTACGAGATCACCGAGGTGAAGTTCGTCGAGGAGAGCCCGGTCGCGTAG
- the carB gene encoding carbamoyl-phosphate synthase large subunit, translated as MPKRTDLRRIMIIGSGPIVIGQACEFDYSGTQACKALKEEGYEVILLNSNPATVMTDPELADRTYVEPLTVEVASRIIEREKPDAILPTLGGQTGLNLALDLHEAGVLEKHGVQLIGADVKAIRKAEDRKLFKDAMEKIGLSCPKSGVAHTFEEAEAFMRQVGLPAIIRPSFTLGGTGGGIAYNHEEFEQIAKGGLAASPVHEILVEESVIGWKEFELEVMRDKKDNVVIICSIENFDPMGVHTGDSITVAPAQTLTDKEYQRLREASIAIMREIGVETGGSNVQFAVNPQDGRIAVIEMNPRVSRSSALASKATGFPIAKIAAKLAVGYTLDELKNDITRVTPSSFEPSIDYVVVKIPRFAFEKFPATEKSLSTQMKSVGEVMAMGRSFKEALHKAIRSMENDHYGLESVVRPNGDWSFPAFPEEVDRVRKWLRIPGADRLWQLADAFRCGFTVNELHQQTGIDPWFLRHMEELLQAEKIVRLDDNADWLRERKRMGFSDRRLAKLTGQTEDKIRALREKHGIRPVYKRVDTCAAEFEAHTPYLYSTYEHEDEAAPTVNKKVMILGSGPNRIGQGIEFDYCCVHAAIALKRAGYETIMVNCNPETVSTDYDTSDRLYFEPLTLEDVLHIAQHEKPLGAIVQFGGQTPLKLAVPLEQAGVTVLGTSPDAIDCAEDRERFVKVINKLGLRQPANGVARSEEEAFTVAERIGYPSMVRPSYVLGGRAMEVVLDKAGLATYMREAVQVSNDRPVLIDRFLKDAIEVDVDLVMDRTGAAIVAGVMEHIEEAGVHSGDAAFTLPPHSLPDSTINELKRQAIAMAKELKVVGLCNVQFAIQHREDVYVLEMNPRASRTVPFVAKATGVPIAQIAARCMLGETLAEQGVTREPEPRGVAVKASVFPFRKFSGVDTILGPEMKSTGEVMGIDDEFGQAFLKSQMAAGNALPTEGTVFISVRERDKPDALELGRRLVAMGYSLVCTGGTQKYLTERGVPSGFVKKVTEGRPHIVDRIIDGQIALVINTTSGRREILDSFSIRRESLMHGVPYMTTIPGARASVSAMESMRRRPLEVRSLQERLSNGGAARAANPRGAVGSASGS; from the coding sequence ATGCCCAAGCGTACGGATCTGCGGCGGATCATGATCATCGGCTCCGGGCCGATCGTCATTGGACAGGCCTGCGAGTTCGACTACTCGGGCACCCAGGCCTGCAAAGCTCTCAAGGAAGAGGGCTACGAGGTCATCCTCCTCAACTCGAACCCGGCGACGGTGATGACCGACCCGGAGCTGGCCGACCGGACCTACGTCGAGCCGCTCACCGTGGAGGTTGCCAGCCGGATCATCGAGCGCGAGAAGCCCGACGCGATCCTCCCCACGCTCGGCGGCCAGACAGGCTTGAACCTGGCGCTCGACCTGCACGAGGCGGGCGTCCTCGAGAAGCACGGCGTGCAGCTCATCGGCGCCGACGTGAAGGCCATCCGCAAGGCCGAGGACCGCAAGCTCTTCAAAGACGCGATGGAGAAGATTGGCCTCTCGTGCCCCAAGAGCGGCGTGGCGCACACCTTCGAAGAGGCCGAGGCGTTCATGCGCCAGGTGGGCCTGCCGGCGATCATCCGGCCGAGCTTCACCTTGGGCGGCACCGGCGGCGGCATCGCCTACAACCACGAGGAGTTCGAGCAGATCGCCAAGGGTGGCCTCGCGGCGAGCCCCGTGCACGAGATCCTCGTCGAGGAGAGCGTGATCGGCTGGAAGGAGTTCGAGCTCGAGGTGATGCGCGACAAGAAGGACAACGTCGTCATCATCTGCAGCATCGAGAACTTCGATCCGATGGGCGTGCACACCGGCGACTCGATCACCGTCGCGCCCGCGCAGACACTCACCGACAAGGAGTACCAGCGCCTCCGCGAGGCCAGCATCGCGATCATGCGCGAGATTGGCGTCGAGACCGGCGGCTCGAACGTGCAGTTCGCGGTGAACCCGCAGGACGGCCGTATCGCGGTCATCGAGATGAACCCGCGCGTGTCGCGCAGCTCGGCGCTCGCGTCGAAGGCGACCGGATTCCCGATCGCGAAGATCGCCGCCAAGCTCGCCGTGGGCTACACGCTCGACGAGCTCAAGAATGACATCACCCGCGTCACGCCGAGCTCGTTCGAGCCGAGCATCGACTACGTGGTGGTGAAGATCCCGCGGTTCGCCTTCGAGAAGTTCCCCGCCACCGAGAAGAGCCTCTCCACGCAGATGAAGAGCGTGGGCGAGGTGATGGCCATGGGCCGCAGCTTCAAAGAGGCGCTGCACAAGGCCATCCGCAGCATGGAGAACGACCACTACGGCCTGGAGAGCGTGGTGCGTCCCAACGGCGACTGGAGCTTCCCCGCGTTCCCGGAAGAGGTCGACCGCGTGCGCAAGTGGCTGCGCATCCCCGGCGCGGACCGGCTCTGGCAGCTCGCCGACGCGTTCCGCTGCGGCTTCACGGTGAACGAGCTCCACCAGCAGACCGGCATCGATCCCTGGTTCCTGCGGCACATGGAGGAGCTGCTCCAGGCCGAGAAGATCGTGCGGCTCGACGACAACGCCGACTGGCTGCGCGAGCGCAAGCGCATGGGCTTCAGCGATCGCCGGCTGGCGAAGCTCACCGGCCAGACCGAGGACAAGATCCGCGCGCTGCGCGAGAAGCACGGCATCCGGCCCGTGTACAAGCGCGTGGACACCTGCGCCGCCGAGTTCGAGGCGCACACGCCGTACCTCTACTCGACCTACGAGCACGAGGACGAGGCCGCGCCGACCGTTAACAAAAAGGTGATGATCCTGGGCTCGGGTCCGAACCGCATCGGCCAGGGCATCGAGTTCGACTACTGCTGCGTCCACGCGGCCATCGCGCTCAAGCGCGCGGGCTACGAGACCATCATGGTCAACTGCAACCCGGAGACCGTCAGCACCGACTACGACACCAGCGATCGTCTCTACTTCGAGCCGCTCACGCTGGAAGACGTGCTCCACATCGCGCAGCACGAGAAGCCGCTGGGCGCGATCGTCCAGTTCGGCGGGCAGACGCCGCTCAAGCTCGCGGTGCCGCTGGAGCAGGCCGGCGTGACCGTGCTCGGCACCAGCCCCGACGCCATCGACTGCGCCGAGGACCGCGAGCGCTTTGTGAAGGTCATCAACAAGCTCGGCTTGCGGCAGCCCGCGAATGGCGTTGCACGCAGCGAGGAAGAGGCGTTCACCGTCGCCGAGCGCATCGGCTATCCGTCGATGGTGCGCCCGAGCTACGTGCTCGGCGGCCGCGCGATGGAGGTGGTGCTCGACAAGGCCGGACTCGCGACCTACATGCGCGAGGCCGTGCAGGTGTCGAACGATCGGCCGGTGCTCATCGATCGCTTCTTGAAGGACGCCATCGAGGTCGACGTGGACCTCGTGATGGACCGCACCGGCGCGGCCATCGTCGCGGGCGTGATGGAGCACATCGAAGAAGCCGGCGTGCACTCCGGCGACGCGGCGTTCACGTTGCCACCGCATTCGCTGCCCGACTCGACGATCAACGAGCTCAAGCGCCAGGCCATCGCCATGGCCAAGGAGCTCAAGGTCGTCGGCTTGTGCAATGTGCAGTTCGCCATCCAGCACCGCGAGGACGTGTACGTGCTGGAGATGAACCCCCGCGCGAGCCGCACCGTGCCCTTCGTGGCCAAGGCGACGGGCGTTCCCATCGCGCAGATCGCCGCGCGCTGCATGCTCGGCGAGACGCTGGCCGAGCAGGGCGTGACGCGTGAGCCGGAGCCGCGCGGCGTGGCGGTGAAGGCCTCGGTCTTCCCGTTCCGCAAGTTCAGCGGCGTCGACACCATCCTCGGCCCGGAGATGAAGAGCACCGGCGAGGTGATGGGCATCGACGACGAGTTCGGGCAGGCGTTCTTGAAGAGCCAGATGGCCGCGGGCAACGCGCTGCCGACGGAGGGCACGGTCTTCATCAGCGTGCGCGAGCGCGACAAGCCGGACGCGCTCGAGCTCGGCCGACGGTTGGTTGCGATGGGCTACAGCCTCGTCTGCACCGGCGGCACGCAGAAGTACCTCACCGAGCGCGGCGTGCCTTCGGGCTTCGTGAAGAAGGTCACAGAGGGCCGGCCGCACATCGTCGACCGCATCATCGACGGCCAGATCGCCCTGGTGATCAACACCACCTCGGGGCGCCGCGAGATCCTCGACTCGTTCAGCATCCGACGCGAGTCGCTGATGCACGGCGTTCCCTACATGACCACCATCCCCGGGGCCCGGGCGAGCGTTTCCGCAATGGAAAGCATGCGCCGGCGGCCGCTCGAGGTGCGCAGCCTCCAGGAACGCCTGTCGAATGGCGGGGCTGCGCGCGCTGCCAACCCGCGCGGGGCAGTCGGATCCGCCAGCGGATCCTGA
- a CDS encoding zinc ribbon domain-containing protein, giving the protein MPIYEYACEKCKEVTEVIAKVDDPPPAKCPQCGSKKLSRVVSRSAFHLKGGGWYSDLYGGSKKSSSDSSSESKSSKKESKKKD; this is encoded by the coding sequence ATGCCCATCTACGAGTACGCCTGCGAGAAGTGCAAAGAGGTCACCGAGGTCATCGCCAAGGTGGACGACCCGCCTCCGGCGAAGTGCCCCCAGTGTGGCAGCAAGAAGCTCTCGCGCGTGGTGTCGCGCAGCGCCTTCCACCTCAAGGGCGGCGGCTGGTACAGCGACCTGTACGGCGGCTCCAAGAAGTCGAGCTCGGACTCCAGTTCCGAGAGCAAGAGCAGCAAGAAGGAGTCGAAGAAGAAGGACTGA